From Hymenobacter sedentarius, a single genomic window includes:
- a CDS encoding GumC family protein: MAINENTELEELIRNATGGTASPPEAPSASGGDADDDAPGLDIATLVLVARRSLLWMLLLVGLGVTASWLYLRYTKPVYKSASLLKIDERNEGSALGLAGQAAAPAVMDKGRTKLAGEVELIKSNIIYRRLKDSLALDINYYVQGTVLESELYGIAPFRVKYHITDPSLYNHKFDLKFVGPQRFALEFTGQGRPLGGEYSLGQEIKLPGITLAVLGTNELTNAAQDASYHFTILDDRTVNEYLDKNLTVEIVNPEASTIQISFNDFNPSKAQDIVNKIDSVYLAEKLAQKSETTTRKLRFLDQILDQNGQNLERAEDRLQNFVQQTGTYDSKGEFSAITEKLEKLEADRLKLTDKINMLGEIAQMASQGSLTRDETQTVEQSIPALAGIEDPQLAQQLNELNDLQWQLRRASRSYTDKTEAIQSKQANIEYTRASIKRLLQQNQKLLRNELSRLDQQRSKLTGALQSLPAKSTQLERLKRPLDLYVTSYLQLMDRKVQFNIEKAGATADFQILSPASPPAAPISPNRLIVYAIGLAGGLFMGLGLIAVRYFMHNTVSNVRELERNTKASVLGIIPTYDKEKMEVSRLVVDKNPKSAISESIRSIRTNLDFISSAKKKRLISVTSTISGEGKTFVTVNLGGIIALSGQRVIILDLDMRKPKVNLAFGAENVKGVSTILIERHSIQECIQPTSIESMQFISAGPTPPNPSELILSDKFDQMIQELFQSYDVILIDTPPVGLVTDGILIMRKADIPLYIVRADYSRKAFIKNMNRLMRSNNFTRMCTILNDANSRGSGYGYGYGYGYGYGYGAYGQGYYEEPETKALTFGEKIKKFFN; this comes from the coding sequence ATGGCCATAAACGAGAATACGGAACTAGAGGAACTTATCCGCAACGCCACTGGCGGCACGGCCTCTCCTCCAGAAGCGCCCTCAGCTAGCGGAGGTGATGCAGATGACGACGCTCCCGGGCTGGACATAGCGACGCTCGTGCTGGTAGCGCGGCGCAGTCTGCTGTGGATGCTTTTGCTCGTGGGACTAGGGGTAACGGCTTCGTGGCTGTATTTGCGCTATACCAAGCCCGTGTATAAATCAGCCTCTCTCCTTAAAATAGATGAACGAAACGAAGGAAGCGCCCTTGGGTTAGCAGGCCAGGCGGCGGCCCCAGCCGTGATGGATAAAGGCCGCACCAAGCTTGCTGGGGAGGTTGAGCTGATTAAATCTAATATCATTTATCGCCGACTCAAGGACTCGCTAGCTCTGGACATAAATTACTATGTTCAAGGTACAGTTCTGGAATCAGAGCTTTATGGAATAGCTCCATTTCGTGTCAAATACCATATTACAGACCCCAGTTTATACAATCACAAGTTCGATTTAAAGTTTGTGGGCCCGCAACGTTTTGCGCTCGAGTTTACGGGGCAAGGACGCCCACTCGGTGGAGAATACAGCTTAGGGCAGGAAATCAAATTGCCGGGCATAACCCTTGCGGTCCTGGGAACAAATGAGTTGACAAACGCGGCGCAGGATGCAAGCTACCATTTCACGATTCTTGACGACAGGACCGTTAACGAATACTTAGACAAGAACCTTACGGTTGAAATTGTCAACCCTGAAGCCAGTACCATTCAGATTTCTTTTAATGACTTTAACCCGAGCAAAGCCCAGGACATTGTCAACAAAATCGACTCCGTGTACTTGGCGGAAAAGCTAGCTCAGAAATCAGAAACCACCACGCGAAAGCTCCGTTTTCTAGATCAGATTCTGGACCAAAACGGTCAAAACCTGGAACGTGCGGAAGACCGGCTGCAAAACTTTGTGCAGCAAACGGGCACCTACGACAGCAAAGGAGAATTCTCGGCAATAACGGAGAAACTTGAAAAACTGGAGGCTGACCGGCTCAAGCTTACAGACAAGATTAACATGTTGGGCGAAATCGCTCAGATGGCTAGCCAGGGCAGCCTAACTCGTGACGAGACGCAAACCGTGGAGCAGAGCATACCGGCGCTCGCGGGCATAGAAGACCCTCAACTAGCGCAGCAACTCAACGAGTTGAATGATTTGCAATGGCAATTGCGCCGCGCCTCCCGTTCTTATACAGATAAAACCGAAGCCATTCAGAGCAAACAGGCCAACATTGAGTATACACGGGCTTCAATCAAGCGCTTGCTCCAGCAAAACCAAAAACTGCTCCGCAACGAGCTCAGCCGGCTCGACCAACAGCGCAGCAAACTCACTGGTGCCTTACAAAGCCTGCCCGCCAAAAGCACCCAACTAGAGCGCCTCAAGCGCCCACTTGACTTATATGTCACCTCCTACTTGCAGTTGATGGACCGCAAGGTTCAATTCAACATCGAGAAAGCAGGTGCTACGGCCGACTTCCAGATTTTATCTCCTGCTTCGCCCCCAGCAGCCCCCATTTCCCCTAATCGACTAATTGTGTATGCAATAGGATTAGCAGGAGGCTTGTTTATGGGGCTGGGGCTAATTGCGGTTCGCTATTTCATGCACAATACCGTCTCGAACGTGCGGGAATTGGAACGCAATACCAAAGCATCCGTTCTGGGCATTATCCCGACCTACGACAAGGAGAAGATGGAAGTGTCGCGGCTGGTGGTTGACAAGAATCCCAAATCAGCTATTTCCGAATCCATCCGCTCAATTCGAACGAACCTGGACTTTATTAGCTCTGCTAAAAAGAAGCGCCTGATTTCAGTAACGTCCACTATCTCAGGTGAGGGCAAGACCTTTGTGACGGTAAACTTGGGTGGCATCATTGCCTTATCCGGGCAGCGGGTTATCATTCTGGACTTGGACATGCGGAAGCCCAAGGTCAACTTGGCTTTTGGCGCCGAAAACGTGAAAGGCGTGAGCACCATCCTGATTGAGCGACACAGCATTCAGGAGTGCATCCAGCCCACGTCCATCGAATCAATGCAGTTTATCTCGGCTGGACCGACCCCGCCTAACCCTTCGGAGCTGATTCTTAGCGATAAGTTCGACCAGATGATTCAGGAGTTGTTTCAATCCTATGATGTAATCCTGATTGATACTCCGCCAGTAGGCTTGGTGACTGACGGTATCCTTATCATGCGCAAGGCGGATATTCCACTTTACATCGTACGGGCCGACTATTCCCGGAAGGCGTTCATTAAAAACATGAACCGGCTCATGCGAAGCAACAATTTCACGCGCATGTGTACTATTCTCAACGATGCCAACTCGCGCGGTTCCGGCTACGGCTATGGATATGGCTACGGGTATGGCTACGGGTATGGTGCTTACGGACAAGGGTATTACGAAGAGCCAGAAACCAAGGCGCTTACCTTTGGCGAGAAGATCAAGAAGTTCTTCAACTAG
- a CDS encoding polysaccharide biosynthesis/export family protein translates to MPSFSFRRLGRLWLLTLPALLLFSSCATTKYYNQRTLFRLTDRQGRQLDSTKLRIAVNRSERNYVIQPNDFLEVRVNTNRGERILDPNGELQFGQPSGGLPSRGGATAPTSGRGTSTPTRNTNQGGTSTGGSEFLVQADGTVVLPMVNRIRVSGLTLLEADSTLAIRYNEFYKEAFVTTRVTNNRVIVLGATGGQVIALNNDNMNLLEVLALAGGVDGGGGGTGSGNLYRNGGKANNIRIIRGDLKNPRVQQIDLSTLDGMRRANLQIEPNDVIYVEPIRRPLLDALVDAGPILSLSSLLLTTTFFLISQFK, encoded by the coding sequence ATGCCTTCATTCTCTTTTCGTCGCCTTGGGCGCCTGTGGCTGCTGACGCTTCCTGCCCTGCTGCTTTTCTCGTCGTGCGCGACGACCAAATACTACAACCAACGCACCCTGTTCCGGCTCACCGACCGCCAGGGCCGCCAGCTCGACAGCACGAAGTTGCGGATTGCCGTGAACCGGTCGGAGCGCAATTATGTCATTCAACCCAATGACTTTCTGGAAGTGCGGGTGAATACGAATAGAGGCGAACGAATCCTGGACCCCAACGGGGAGTTGCAGTTTGGCCAGCCCAGCGGCGGATTACCCAGCCGGGGCGGGGCGACTGCGCCCACCTCAGGCCGCGGGACAAGCACCCCGACGCGTAATACGAACCAGGGCGGCACATCCACTGGCGGGTCAGAGTTTCTAGTACAAGCCGATGGTACGGTGGTGCTGCCTATGGTGAACCGGATTCGGGTGAGTGGCCTCACGCTACTGGAAGCGGATAGCACGCTGGCTATACGCTACAATGAGTTTTACAAAGAGGCATTTGTTACCACTCGTGTTACCAATAACCGCGTAATCGTGCTGGGCGCTACCGGTGGCCAGGTAATTGCTCTCAACAATGATAATATGAACTTGCTAGAGGTACTGGCCCTAGCAGGTGGGGTTGATGGAGGTGGTGGCGGAACTGGAAGCGGGAATCTATACCGAAATGGCGGCAAGGCGAACAATATCCGTATTATTCGAGGCGACTTGAAAAACCCTCGTGTGCAGCAAATTGATTTATCCACCTTGGATGGAATGCGGCGGGCCAACCTACAAATCGAACCCAACGATGTAATCTATGTGGAGCCAATACGGCGCCCACTCTTAGATGCTTTAGTTGATGCTGGCCCTATTCTAAGCTTGTCTTCACTACTGCTTACTACCACATTCTTTCTTATCAGTCAGTTTAAATAG
- a CDS encoding acyl-CoA dehydrogenase family protein, which yields MEAVATENQTMIAQMVRDFGAQHIKPNMMKWDESQEFPIEVFHKLGELGLMGVLVPQQYGGSGFGYMEYVTAIAELAKIDGSIGLSMAAHNSLCTGHILQHASEEQKLKYLPKLASGEWIGAWGLTEPNTGSDAGNMRTTAVLDESGDYYIINGAKNFITHGKSGNVAVVITRTGEVGDSHGMTAFIIERGTPGFEAGRKEDKLGMRASETTELILTDCKVPKENVIGKVGDGFVQSLKVLDGGRISIAALSLGIAQGAFEAATQYSKERHQFNQPISSFQGIAFKLADMATEIEAASLLTYRAADMKDRGLNVNLESAMAKLYASEVSVRVANEGVQIFGGYGYTKDYPAEKYYRDAKLCTIGEGTSEIQKLVIARALLK from the coding sequence ATGGAAGCCGTAGCCACCGAAAACCAAACCATGATTGCGCAAATGGTGCGCGATTTTGGCGCTCAGCACATCAAACCCAACATGATGAAGTGGGATGAGAGCCAAGAGTTTCCTATTGAGGTATTTCATAAGCTAGGCGAGCTGGGCCTGATGGGCGTGCTGGTGCCGCAGCAATACGGCGGTTCCGGCTTCGGGTACATGGAATACGTTACGGCCATTGCCGAGTTGGCTAAGATTGACGGAAGCATTGGCCTGAGCATGGCGGCGCACAATTCTTTGTGCACCGGCCACATCCTGCAGCACGCCTCCGAAGAGCAAAAGTTGAAGTACCTGCCCAAGCTTGCCTCGGGGGAATGGATTGGGGCCTGGGGCCTTACCGAGCCCAACACCGGTTCCGACGCCGGCAACATGCGCACCACGGCGGTGCTCGACGAGAGCGGCGACTATTATATTATTAACGGCGCCAAAAATTTCATTACCCACGGCAAATCCGGCAACGTGGCGGTCGTGATTACCCGCACCGGCGAGGTGGGCGACTCGCACGGCATGACGGCGTTTATCATCGAGCGCGGCACGCCGGGTTTTGAAGCCGGCCGCAAGGAAGACAAGCTGGGCATGCGCGCTTCCGAGACCACGGAGTTGATTTTAACCGATTGCAAGGTGCCCAAGGAGAACGTCATTGGCAAAGTGGGCGACGGCTTCGTGCAGTCGCTCAAGGTGCTCGATGGTGGCCGTATCAGCATTGCGGCCCTTAGCTTGGGCATTGCCCAAGGGGCGTTCGAGGCGGCTACCCAGTACAGCAAGGAGCGCCACCAGTTCAACCAGCCCATCAGCAGCTTCCAAGGCATTGCCTTCAAGCTGGCCGATATGGCCACCGAAATAGAAGCGGCCAGCCTGCTTACCTACCGCGCCGCCGACATGAAAGACCGCGGCCTGAACGTGAACTTAGAATCGGCCATGGCCAAGCTCTATGCCTCGGAGGTAAGCGTGCGCGTGGCCAACGAAGGCGTGCAGATTTTCGGCGGCTACGGCTATACCAAGGACTATCCGGCCGAGAAATACTACCGCGATGCCAAGCTGTGCACCATCGGCGAAGGCACCAGCGAAATCCAGAAACTGGTCATTGCCCGGGCGCTGCTGAAGTAG
- the rpsU gene encoding 30S ribosomal protein S21 — protein sequence MIIIQIKDNESVDRALKRFKKKFERTGVLKELRRRTFFQKPSITERKMKQKAVYKLATYGQPNE from the coding sequence ATGATTATCATTCAAATCAAAGACAACGAATCGGTTGACCGCGCCCTGAAGCGCTTCAAAAAGAAGTTTGAGCGCACCGGCGTGCTGAAAGAGCTGCGTCGTCGCACCTTCTTCCAGAAGCCCAGCATCACGGAGCGCAAAATGAAGCAGAAGGCTGTTTACAAGCTCGCCACCTACGGCCAGCCCAACGAATAG
- a CDS encoding tyrosine-type recombinase/integrase has product MDAFLDFLRFERRYSPHTVTSYQTDLGQFAAYLKSAYDLAEPAQATHPLIRGWVVELMQQNLDPRTVNRKVACLRSYYKFLLRAGRIEANPMLRIKAPKMAKKLPEFVPEEALNGLLNSFQFGDDFAGQRDQLVLEMLYGTGIRLSELIGIHADDVSLGASTVRVTGKGNKQRLVPLNPSLKLVIEHYQARRAHEFGPVAGPLLLTDKGEPMYEKFVYRTVKQYLSQITTSAAQQHPHALRHAFATHLLGKGADLNSIKELLGHASLAATQVYTHLSVDRLKSVFEQAHPRA; this is encoded by the coding sequence ATGGATGCTTTTCTAGATTTTTTGCGGTTTGAACGGCGCTATAGTCCCCACACGGTCACCTCGTACCAAACAGACTTGGGCCAGTTTGCCGCCTACCTCAAATCGGCTTATGACCTGGCCGAGCCAGCTCAAGCGACGCACCCGCTTATCCGCGGCTGGGTAGTGGAGCTAATGCAGCAAAACCTGGACCCCCGCACCGTGAATCGCAAGGTGGCGTGTTTGCGCTCCTACTATAAGTTCTTGTTGCGGGCCGGGCGCATCGAGGCCAACCCGATGCTGCGCATCAAAGCCCCGAAGATGGCCAAAAAGCTGCCCGAGTTCGTGCCCGAGGAGGCATTGAATGGCCTACTGAATTCGTTTCAATTTGGCGACGACTTTGCCGGGCAGCGCGACCAGCTGGTGCTCGAAATGCTGTACGGCACGGGCATTCGCCTGTCGGAGCTCATCGGCATTCATGCCGACGACGTGAGCCTGGGCGCCAGTACCGTGCGCGTGACCGGCAAGGGCAATAAGCAGCGCTTGGTGCCGTTGAATCCGTCGCTGAAGCTGGTGATTGAGCACTATCAGGCGCGCCGGGCGCATGAGTTCGGCCCGGTAGCGGGCCCGTTGCTGCTCACGGACAAGGGCGAGCCGATGTACGAAAAGTTTGTGTATCGGACGGTGAAGCAGTACCTGAGCCAGATTACCACATCGGCAGCCCAGCAGCACCCGCACGCGCTGCGGCACGCCTTCGCAACCCATTTGTTGGGCAAGGGAGCCGACCTCAATTCCATTAAAGAGCTGCTGGGCCACGCCAGCCTGGCCGCCACGCAAGTTTACACGCACCTGTCCGTCGATAGGCTAAAATCCGTATTTGAACAAGCCCATCCACGGGCGTAA
- the hpf gene encoding ribosome hibernation-promoting factor, HPF/YfiA family, which translates to MKVQMHSVHFDADKKLLDFVQQRLNKLETFYDKVTGGEVILRLNNKDGIDNKTVEIKLLVPGTTLFSQEDAASFEAAADAATENLRRQITRHKEKTLAH; encoded by the coding sequence ATGAAAGTACAGATGCATTCGGTGCACTTCGACGCCGACAAAAAACTGCTTGATTTCGTGCAGCAACGTCTCAATAAGCTCGAGACTTTTTACGATAAAGTAACCGGCGGCGAAGTTATTCTGCGCCTTAACAATAAGGACGGAATCGATAACAAAACTGTTGAAATAAAGCTACTGGTACCTGGTACTACGCTGTTCAGTCAAGAAGATGCCGCGTCGTTTGAAGCTGCCGCAGATGCAGCTACGGAAAACCTGCGCCGCCAAATCACGCGGCACAAGGAGAAGACGCTGGCCCACTAA
- the metK gene encoding methionine adenosyltransferase: MPYLFTSESVSEGHPDKVADQISDAILDEYLRQDPTAKVACETLVTTDFALVAGEIKSTAHVDAEPIVRETIRRIGYNKAEYLFNADTCEVMNRLHEQSPDINQGVERAKDEDQGAGDQGMMFGYASHETANYMPLALDLSHRLLQELAAIRRENRDMTYLRPDAKSQVTIRYSDDHRPEAIDTIVISTQHDEFDPSESAMLEKIKADVLSVLIPRVQAGLSADVQALFTDQITYHINPTGKFVIGGPHGDSGLTGRKIIVDTYGGKGAHGGGAFSGKDSSKVDRSAAYAARHIAKNLVAAGVADQVLVQVAYAIGVAQPVGVFVTTYGTTKAKNEAGAALTDGEIAEKVNKLFDLRPYAIVQRFGLQNPIFAQTAAYGHMGRQPGTVQATMKDGSVKTFETFTWEKLDYVPQIKAEFGL; this comes from the coding sequence ATGCCCTATCTGTTCACTTCCGAGTCAGTTTCGGAAGGCCATCCCGATAAAGTTGCCGACCAGATTTCCGACGCCATCCTCGACGAGTATTTGCGCCAGGACCCTACTGCCAAAGTCGCCTGCGAAACGCTTGTTACCACCGACTTTGCCCTAGTTGCCGGCGAAATCAAGTCCACCGCTCATGTGGATGCGGAGCCCATTGTGCGCGAAACCATCCGCCGCATCGGCTACAACAAGGCCGAGTACCTCTTCAACGCGGATACCTGCGAGGTGATGAACCGCCTGCACGAGCAGTCGCCCGACATCAACCAGGGCGTGGAGCGGGCCAAGGACGAAGACCAGGGCGCCGGCGACCAGGGCATGATGTTCGGCTACGCCAGCCACGAGACGGCCAACTACATGCCCCTCGCGCTGGACCTCTCGCACCGCTTGCTGCAGGAACTGGCGGCCATCCGCCGCGAAAACCGCGACATGACCTACCTGCGCCCCGACGCCAAAAGCCAGGTCACCATCCGCTATTCCGACGACCACCGTCCCGAGGCCATCGACACCATCGTTATCAGCACCCAGCACGACGAGTTCGACCCTTCGGAAAGCGCTATGCTGGAAAAGATTAAGGCCGACGTGCTGTCGGTGCTCATCCCGCGCGTGCAAGCCGGGCTCAGCGCCGATGTGCAGGCCCTGTTCACCGACCAGATTACCTACCACATCAACCCCACCGGTAAGTTTGTCATCGGCGGTCCGCACGGCGATTCTGGCCTCACTGGCCGTAAAATCATCGTCGATACCTACGGGGGCAAGGGAGCCCACGGCGGCGGCGCCTTCTCGGGCAAAGACTCTTCCAAGGTAGACCGCTCGGCCGCTTATGCCGCCCGCCACATCGCCAAAAACCTGGTGGCCGCCGGCGTGGCCGACCAAGTGCTGGTGCAGGTGGCCTACGCCATCGGCGTGGCTCAACCCGTGGGCGTATTCGTGACCACTTACGGTACCACCAAAGCCAAAAACGAAGCGGGTGCCGCCCTCACCGATGGGGAAATTGCCGAAAAGGTAAACAAGCTGTTCGACCTGCGCCCCTACGCCATTGTGCAACGCTTCGGCCTCCAAAACCCCATTTTCGCCCAAACGGCGGCATACGGCCATATGGGCCGCCAGCCCGGCACCGTGCAAGCTACCATGAAGGACGGCAGCGTGAAAACCTTTGAAACCTTTACCTGGGAAAAGCTAGACTACGTGCCCCAGATTAAAGCGGAGTTTGGCTTGTAA
- a CDS encoding class I SAM-dependent methyltransferase, which translates to MDYPLPEAARRYVAAHLHDDPAHLALQARRHPGLPVPELVRQIQARQKARAKLPAWADNPELIFPPALSVEQASSARTAAFKASLVEGQRIADLTGGFGADTAHFAARVAQVDYVERDPKLAAIVRYNMAQLGIANVAVHATDALEFLKSTPKHFDWLYLDPARRDTAARKIFLLRDCEPDVVKLLPLLLHKADKVLLKTSPMLDIEHAVQGLAHVRRLWVVAVDNEVKEVLYELGQEPAVDPERYALNLRRDGTQQEFRLNRAREARAIPRYAEAQQYLYEPNAAVLKAGAFRSIGTAFELLKLHQHSHLYTSDVLRADFPGRIFRVLAVEKADGAALKAHLGPEARAHVTTRNFPDSVADFRRRTGIREGGEVYLFATTDLRGRPVVLVCEKVHAQPPEHA; encoded by the coding sequence ATGGACTACCCCTTGCCCGAAGCGGCCAGGCGCTACGTGGCCGCGCACCTGCACGACGACCCCGCCCACCTGGCCCTCCAAGCCCGCCGCCACCCCGGCCTGCCCGTACCCGAACTGGTGCGCCAGATTCAGGCCCGCCAAAAAGCCCGCGCCAAACTGCCGGCCTGGGCCGATAACCCCGAACTGATTTTCCCACCGGCGCTCTCCGTCGAGCAGGCCTCCTCGGCCCGCACGGCTGCCTTCAAAGCCAGTCTGGTAGAAGGCCAGCGGATAGCCGACCTGACCGGCGGCTTTGGCGCCGACACGGCCCATTTCGCGGCCCGTGTCGCCCAAGTAGATTATGTGGAGCGCGACCCCAAGCTGGCGGCTATAGTGCGCTACAACATGGCCCAACTGGGCATAGCCAACGTGGCAGTGCACGCGACCGATGCGCTGGAGTTCCTCAAAAGCACGCCCAAGCACTTCGATTGGCTCTACCTCGACCCGGCCCGGCGCGACACGGCGGCGCGCAAGATTTTCCTGCTGCGCGATTGCGAGCCCGACGTCGTCAAGCTCTTGCCCTTGCTGCTGCACAAGGCCGACAAAGTCCTGCTCAAGACCTCGCCCATGCTTGATATAGAGCACGCCGTGCAGGGCCTGGCCCACGTGCGTCGCCTCTGGGTGGTAGCCGTGGATAATGAGGTGAAAGAGGTGTTGTACGAATTGGGCCAGGAGCCCGCCGTGGACCCCGAGCGCTACGCCCTCAACCTGCGCCGCGACGGTACCCAGCAGGAATTCCGCCTCAACCGGGCCCGCGAAGCCCGCGCCATTCCCCGCTACGCCGAAGCCCAGCAGTACCTCTACGAGCCCAACGCGGCGGTGCTCAAAGCGGGGGCTTTCCGCAGCATTGGCACCGCCTTCGAACTATTGAAACTGCACCAGCACAGCCACCTCTACACGTCCGATGTGTTACGGGCCGATTTCCCGGGCCGCATCTTTCGCGTTTTAGCAGTCGAAAAGGCCGACGGAGCCGCTCTCAAGGCGCACCTGGGTCCGGAAGCGCGCGCCCACGTCACCACCCGCAATTTCCCGGACTCTGTGGCCGACTTCCGGCGGCGGACGGGCATCCGCGAGGGCGGCGAGGTATATCTCTTTGCGACTACCGACCTGCGGGGCCGGCCCGTGGTGCTGGTGTGTGAAAAGGTGCACGCTCAGCCGCCGGAACACGCCTAA
- a CDS encoding DUF4397 domain-containing protein: protein METSFILRRACQALLPATLLLASCSKSDTPAPAPVDQGKVAFVNAASHIAPTTLKFLVDNTEKASLAYGASSGYQGIQTGSHSLQVTAGTQAAFTMTLAPEKDKTYTFVATPATSPSTVNGLLFPDDLTAPATGKARIRLINLAQSVGTPLRLSQVTSTVTGPVVADVVTNVGVNSASAFTEFAPGTYALSILDNSATAGATPIAQVGDGSGSGSGTKTYEAGKIYTVVVSGTKGSLNQDQKVKAFLSQNN from the coding sequence ATGGAGACCTCTTTCATCCTACGCCGCGCCTGCCAGGCCCTTCTGCCGGCTACCTTGCTGCTGGCCTCGTGCAGCAAAAGCGACACGCCCGCTCCTGCACCTGTCGACCAGGGAAAAGTAGCCTTTGTAAACGCCGCGTCGCACATCGCCCCCACCACGCTGAAATTCCTGGTGGATAACACGGAAAAAGCGTCGCTCGCCTACGGGGCCAGCAGTGGCTATCAGGGCATTCAAACCGGCAGCCATTCGCTGCAGGTAACGGCCGGTACGCAAGCGGCCTTTACAATGACGTTGGCGCCGGAAAAAGATAAGACGTACACTTTTGTCGCTACGCCCGCTACTTCTCCCTCGACGGTTAACGGCCTGCTCTTTCCCGACGACTTGACGGCCCCAGCCACGGGCAAAGCGCGCATCCGCCTCATCAACCTGGCGCAGAGCGTGGGTACTCCACTACGTCTCTCCCAGGTGACCAGCACCGTGACGGGCCCCGTGGTGGCCGATGTGGTGACCAACGTGGGCGTCAATTCGGCGTCGGCCTTTACCGAGTTTGCGCCCGGCACCTACGCCTTGTCCATTCTGGATAACTCGGCTACTGCCGGCGCCACGCCGATTGCGCAAGTAGGCGATGGCTCGGGCTCGGGCTCGGGTACCAAAACCTACGAAGCCGGTAAAATTTACACCGTGGTGGTGAGCGGAACCAAAGGCAGCCTCAACCAGGACCAGAAGGTTAAGGCCTTCCTGTCGCAGAACAACTAA
- the ahcY gene encoding adenosylhomocysteinase, with the protein METTTKTYVPYKVKDMSLAEWGRKEIRLAEAEMPGLMSLREEFGAAQPFKGARIAGCLHMTIQTAVLIETLKALGAEVTWSSCNIFSTQDHAAAAIAAAGIPVYAWKGMNEEEFNWCIEQTLYFGEDRQPLNMILDDGGDLTNMVLNQYSELAAGIKGVSEETTTGVLRLYERVKNGSLPFPAINVNDSVTKSKFDNKYGCKESAVDAIRRATDVMMAGKVAVVAGYGDVGKGTAASLAGAGARVIVTEIDPICALQAAMDGYAVKKLTNAVKEADIVVTATGNCDILTEQHFRSLKDKAIVCNIGHFDDEIDMAWLNGNYGHTKDTVKPQVDIYTIDGKEVIILAEGRLVNLGCATGHPSFVMSNSFTNQTLAQLELWERGDQYENQVYTLPKHLDEKVARLHLAKIGVELDELTPKQADYIKVPVEGPFKSDLYRY; encoded by the coding sequence TTGGAAACCACGACGAAAACGTACGTTCCGTACAAAGTAAAGGACATGAGCCTGGCCGAGTGGGGCCGCAAGGAAATCCGTCTCGCCGAAGCCGAAATGCCCGGTTTGATGAGCCTGCGCGAGGAGTTTGGCGCGGCCCAGCCCTTCAAAGGGGCCCGCATTGCCGGCTGCCTGCACATGACTATCCAAACGGCGGTGCTCATCGAAACCCTCAAGGCGCTGGGCGCTGAGGTGACGTGGTCGTCGTGCAACATCTTCTCGACCCAGGACCATGCCGCGGCAGCCATTGCCGCTGCCGGCATTCCGGTCTATGCCTGGAAAGGCATGAACGAGGAAGAATTCAACTGGTGCATCGAGCAGACGCTGTATTTCGGCGAAGACCGCCAGCCCCTAAACATGATTTTGGACGACGGCGGCGACCTGACCAACATGGTGCTGAACCAGTACTCCGAGCTGGCGGCCGGAATCAAAGGCGTTTCGGAAGAGACGACCACCGGTGTGCTGCGCCTCTATGAGCGGGTGAAAAACGGCTCGCTGCCCTTCCCCGCCATCAACGTAAACGACTCGGTAACAAAGTCGAAGTTTGATAACAAATACGGTTGCAAAGAGTCGGCCGTGGACGCTATCCGTCGCGCAACCGACGTGATGATGGCCGGAAAAGTGGCCGTGGTAGCTGGCTACGGTGATGTAGGAAAAGGCACGGCTGCCTCGTTGGCCGGTGCCGGTGCCCGCGTTATCGTGACCGAAATTGACCCCATCTGCGCCCTGCAGGCGGCCATGGACGGCTACGCTGTGAAGAAGCTGACCAACGCCGTGAAGGAAGCCGACATCGTGGTGACGGCTACCGGCAACTGCGACATCCTCACCGAGCAGCACTTCCGCAGCCTGAAGGATAAAGCCATTGTCTGCAACATCGGCCACTTCGACGATGAAATCGACATGGCGTGGCTCAACGGCAACTACGGCCACACCAAGGACACGGTGAAGCCCCAGGTGGACATCTACACCATCGATGGCAAAGAGGTCATCATCCTGGCCGAAGGCCGCCTCGTGAACCTGGGCTGCGCCACCGGCCACCCCTCGTTTGTGATGTCGAACTCGTTCACCAACCAAACCCTGGCTCAACTTGAGTTGTGGGAGCGTGGCGACCAGTACGAAAACCAGGTATACACCCTGCCCAAGCATTTGGACGAGAAAGTAGCCCGCCTGCACCTCGCCAAAATCGGCGTGGAGCTCGACGAGCTGACCCCCAAGCAAGCCGACTACATTAAGGTGCCGGTAGAAGGTCCGTTCAAATCGGATTTGTACCGTTACTAG